A region of the Marmota flaviventris isolate mMarFla1 chromosome 3, mMarFla1.hap1, whole genome shotgun sequence genome:
aacaagatACACAAAGtaatacatgtatgtgtgtgtgaaaaatttgaatatatgTTCTTTGAAAGCAGCAGCAAAATGAAATGTAGGAAGCATATTTATGTTATAATCAACATAGCATGAATTTATCTTTGGTTTCAACATTTTGATACATTTAATTCCTCTTGTTGAAAAgatgttttttcccttttattttctgttataacAATTTAAATACTTCTGATGTTGTTTTTATAGTTGATAAAGGTGTGCTTTTAAGATATTTGAAAGTATTCATATTCAAGGACAGAAACAATATTGACAAAGTTTCTGCTTTCAATACTGACAACCTACTAAAACATGCAGAGACATGAAGAGAAAATGCTATAGTAATATACAGGACATATCTACATGGTGATCTTTCAAGTTTGGGGCATGTAGGATTGGACAGGAAAAAATTCTCAGcagaagtgaattttattttgagaacgaAGGcataagaataatgaaaaaaaaattgacaggtAAACATTATATGGAAAAGATGAGTcacaaaaagagaaggaaagcttAAATTCAAATGCCATTGGAATGGGGGAATTAGTTTCAGATGATGACCCATATGAGCTTTTTGAAGGGGAAATGTAGTAAACAATTTTTACTCTTATTTGTATAGCTGTTTATATCCTAAAAATGCAGTACTATTATTTATAGCTTTCCATATTCCTTTTagaaaattatctaaattttaaagaTCCCATATACTGGGctgcttttatttccttgatttcttcactttaattttttctgtgtgtgtttgcttgttttagTAACATTTTGTGTAGAAGTTTTAATATAACTATCTACACCTGGCAAATTTTTTGCaggacaaaaatatttaaatttctcaaaatagccattttttaccttattttttttatctccatgTTTTTTGAGAAAAACctatcacatttaaaattttggctttataaatttgatataatttaaaaatctcacaatttttaagttttagtatTTTAGAGGTTTTTCTCAAATTGAAAGATTTATAATTCCCTTTCATGACAAAAACACTAATTTTGGTGTAAACTaagccttttgtttttattatttaaatttatttttaagcttacacataaaaacataaaaagtatacATGTTTATGGGGTACAACATAAtttttcaatacatgtatacattgtgtaatattCTAACCAGGGTAAAAACAAActatcttctcaaacatttatcacttctttatgaTTAAAACATTCATAATCCtgtcttctagctttttgaaatatatgacacattatttttatctgaagTCACTCTTCAGGGCAGCAGCACGGcagaacttcttactcctatCTGTAACTTACTACTCACCAATTAACTTTTCCCCTTTTTGCTTTCTCCAGCCTCTTGTAACCACCACTCTACAATCCACTTCAACTGtgttttatatttcacatttaagTGAGTTTCTTTTCTGTCTGTGCCTGGTGTATTTCTGTCTCTCTCATCTATTTTTGGATGGAAGATTGAATCTAgaaacacttaaccactgagtcacatctccagatttttttttttttttttttttttggagacatggtctcactaagttccttagggtctcactaagtgcaGAGAcagatctcaaacttgtgatcttcctgcacggccctcctgagtcactgggactacaggcatgcaacactgcaccagcttatttcttttaatgtagTGATTTTCATTTCCATCTATGTCCTtggaaaatgacagaatttcatcttATTTATGGTTGAGAagtattccaatgtgtatatataccacattttctttatgcattctttAATTGATGATCACTTAGCttgtttgttctgtttctttttttacctCCGAAAGTGCATtggaggagttttttttttttttttttgttttgtttttctgacatTGTTTTGTCATTCTTTTTCAGAACCTAAAACCCTATCTACCCTAAAGAAAGTACCcaatacatatttattaggtgaattaatgaatgaatcatTTGAAAGTTTAAGATTGGAAGAAACAAtagtgaaaataatttgttctgtTATCCCTGAACATGTAAAAATTGATTAGaagtttatcttattttgttgtattttctcttttggtatTCTTAATTTGAAACTGaagcaaagatttaaaattttaaaaactattaacatGCTTATTATGGAATGATGTGATTTTAAAAGAGGCTGTGGAGAAGATGCCACTGGATGAGAACAAGCAAGCGAAAGCATTGAAAAAGTTAACTTGCCAGGGGAGTTTGGGAAATTCACCAAATACTAACTTTATGTTCCTTTATttcttggaaaatattacaattcTTTTGACTGAGTCCTTGAAGGCCTGTTTTACTTGTTTGTTCCTTAGTGTGTaaatgaaggggttcagcatgggagCGATGGAAGTAGTGAGGACAGTCACCCTCTTATTAATGGCCACTGAGTCCTTTGCTGAAGGTTTAATGTAGATGAAGATGCAGCTGCCATACGTGAGGGAAACCACAATCATGTGGGAAGAACAGGTAGAAaaggcttttttcttttgcttggcAGAAGGGAATCTTAAAATTGTCTTGATGATGTAAATGTAGGACAGAACTACGCACATGAGTGTCATAATGAAGGTCAGTACAGCACAAATGATAATGGTCTGTTCCATAAACCAAGTATTTGAGCAAGAGATTTTCAGGAGGGGAGATGCATCACAAACAAAATGATCAATGATATTAGAATCACAAAACTCCAAATTTAGGCCGAGGCTGAGTGGGGGGATTAAAATAAACAGACCAGCTACCAAACAACAAAAGAGAATTCTCTTGCAGACTCTGCTACTCATGATAGTCACATAATGCaggggcttgcagatggccacatagcgatcataggacatggcagccaggagaaAAAATTCAGTTACACCAAAGAGGTCAGTAAAAAATACTTGGCTGACACAGGCATTGTAGGTAATCATCTTGTCACCTGTTGCTATGTTATATAAGTATCTGGGAATACATGCAGATGTGAATGAGATCTCCAAGAAAGCAAAATTTTGTAGGAAATAGTACATGGCTGTTTTAAGGTGAGAATCCACTAAGATAAGGGAGATGATAGTCAGATTCCCAGTTATGCTTAGCACGTAGgtgagaaacagaaagataaaaatcagaacCTGCAGTTGTGGGTCATCTGTCAGTCCCAGTAGAATGAAAACTGTTACAGTATTGTTCCTCATTGTTGATTTCTGGCTTCTATTAAATCTGCATGTAACAGAGAAACTTTGTTATggattatttattagttttaactGTACCGTTCAGGTTTTTCTTATTCACAAATACATTTACTAAttattacattttacatttattacattACATTAAGGGCATGCTCTGTAAAGGTTACTTTGGACTCCTATGGTTCTGTCATTTCACTGGGAGAAAAGATATCCTTTGACTCTTAACAATTCTGTTTAATGCATTTGCTTGAAATGTTCCTTTTTAAGTGCTAGTATATGCCAGGAAACTTGGGATTACTTATGTACATTGTAGTCACTTGAGGTCTCCATTCTAGTTTAATGATTTATTCTGGCTTTATGGTTAAAAATTTTCgttttctatttttgcttattGCACACTTGTAGTTTTCTCCAGAAAACCTCCTAACTGTACATGTATAGATGTGCACATCACTCACATgtgcatgtatgcacacacagagacacatcccAGATCCCCTCCTGACACTGACTCCTTCTGAGGTTTCTCTGTCCCTAAGTAATAATTTACTTACTATTCATGGTGGTACATAATACACAATTCTTTAGTGCACAATACACTTATGTGTACTTTTGTGAAATACCCTGATGAATAAACTTCAAAGATAATACTGATGACATGCTTCCCTGACCATTTaacttttgctgttttctttttatcctatCAAGTACATCCTATTTTATTTGTTGGCTTATGGAGACCAATCttaacctagaaaaaaaaaaaaacatggaaaaaagaacatggaaaattatctgacttaaaaataaaagttatgagATCAGAATAAGCAACATTAATCAAATTTGGAGGGGCAGTTGCATATTCAGTTAGAATTAATGTCTCTTCTGCTAGTTATGAGGTAATGAGGGCCTCTGCTTGAAAATTTTGggttatttcattgaaaaaatatatcaaagtcaattaatattttctttatcactcTAAACTTTTCACCATACTCAAATATCATCTGTATTTTCATCAAGTCTTATGTTTTGAATATCACATTTTAGAGACTCTTTCTTATTGTCAGTTGCAACCTGACACGATAGACTACATGCTTTGAACACATTCCATGTGATAGTTTTTTGGTAAATACTTCTCACAGAACAAGAGTTTTCTGTTCTCAAGTCACCTGAGTAATTACTATTTATTCATTGGTTTAAACTTCAGTTTCAAGCTCTCTGGAAAATTCTCTGCAAGTCTGATGAGCGTACTCACTGTGTTCTCAGAGAAAACAGTATTGCCACTATGTAGACACTTAAGAAAGAATACTAACTTGGGGGAGGATCAGGCTGCATGTGTCTTTTATATCATCACAGTCCTCACAATTTACACCACATTTTCAATCCTCTAACAAATGTTCCTAAATGAATTCATCTATTGTGTGTTTTTCAATTAGATGTCTTAAAAGCTATTTTCCTTCCTATGTGGACTTTTAATTAAAAGAGTTTTGACATTAACTTTGCTTACTTAAATTGTCTGTGACTTTGAACTACTgttaaatttcttatttacttttgattttaagAGATCAActtttctgcttttgtttattACCTTCACAGCTCATAATAGAGAAACTGCCTTTATTTGCCAGATATTCCTACCTCCAGTTGCCCCTCTGATCTCTCAGGTAACAGTGATCACTGAGTAAACTTAATCAGCCCTATCACCATTGGATATTGCTCATCCTGTAAATGAGActgtttttgtttattctgttttcaAAGTGTAAATTTGAAATGAGGACAGAGATCTCTAAAGAGGTGATGCAATGTCTGCAGTTTGTCAttcttttggggggatggggtttttatatgtacacatacctTAGTTTTTCATGTGTGGTTGATAATATAAGTAATATACTTCTGGAAGACAATCAAATTTTGAcatttaaatatcaaatttaaatGCATTAGCATCTCCCAACAGTGGCATTTTACAAATCCAAGGAAAccagattttataaataaaaaagtatgctttactaaatataaaagttatcactcacattttttctttttaagagataGATAAATTCTCTCCcagcaataataaaatttaaatttcatgaaagtaaatataattaaattaaaatgagaaactatTACACTTACTATTTTAACTGTCATAGTTTCTATTGGTCGTTGAAATATACAAAATCTTAGAATTTCTAAACTGGAAAAGGCAATTCAGATGATTTTCATAAGAAATTCTTGTCACATTTGCTTATGAATCCACTGTCAAATTCATGCCAACTCTAAGTTGCACAAATATCTCAGAGGTATCTATCTTCAACCAGTTCCATAGACTTGCAATGTTTTatacctttaaaataaaagaaataaagaaaacatcttAATATGAAGACAGTGGAATATTAGGAATCTGCACCTTAGGATACTTGCTATTCTGACTTCTCAGGACAATGGGCACATTTGCTGTATCTAGCTTAACATTTgctctgtttgaaaaaaaatgcaactaaatGAAAAACAGGGTCCCTGGTGACCTACAAATTGGTTACTAATGAATCTTCAGAGTAACCAAATTTAAGGTTAAAAGAAGTATGCTAACTTTGGCTTCTTTGTAAAAGTGTCCTTAGAGACAGGAAAGTTGCAGCTGTGGATAAAAGCCAGAAGAATAACAGAAGAATCTGattatgaaataaaacacaactttagcttcttttaaaaaattttcactttATATAAGCTGAGGAAGGATCATAAGAAACCACATTTCTCATTAAAAgttttttacataaattaaaaattatagttgAGAAACATCAATTAGGcagggaaaatatataaaatttgatataACCCATGCTATTTATAATTCTAGTTTTTCtacaaatatatcaatatatttataagtgcgattttaaaataaacattaacaaCTTAATTTGTATAATTTGATAACATAGTGCCAAATGTTCTTAAACTTTTAAATGTACTccaaattaatatatatgtaatattatatggATTATTTATTgcagttaattattttatttaaaaaaattattttagttgacatataattgtatatattgtGGACTAtagtgtgatattttgatacatgtatataatgtataatgatcaCATTAGAGTAATCAGCATGTCCATCATCTCAGACATTAATAATCTCTTTATCTTCATGACATTtgaaatcttttcttctagttattttgtATATACAATAACTTATTGTcaactatagtcaccctactgtgcttCAGAACACTAGAACTTGTTCTCCTTTCTAACTATATTTTGGACTTCAATCACCTACCTCTCTCTACTCTTCTTTTACCCTACTACTCCTAGCCCTCAATTACCACtattctattcatggtttctatgaaattattattattattattattattattattattattattattattacattctatatatgagtgagatcatgcagcatTTGTCTCTCTGTTCctggttttcaatatttttatggctgagttaGTATTCAATTATGTAAacgtgtgtatgtgggtgtgaaTGTGCGAACACTTTCTTTATCCTTGTATCTGCTCATGGAAACCTGGGGtgattccatttcttggctattgtgaacaatgctgcAGTAGACACAGGAGTGCAGATATTTCTTCCACATACTTATTTCCTTCCCCAAAGGAAATAATCTAGCAGTGGGATTCCTGGATCATGTGATAgttctagttttctgaggaacttcCATTGGTTTCCATAATGGATATAGTAACATTTCCTTCAACAGTgtatgagagttttttttttttttttttttttttctctgcatcctcaccagtttttgtcattttttgccTTTAGGTTAATAGCCATTCTATTTGGGATGCAATGGGATCTCATTGGTGTTTATTTCATTTCCCTGTTGATTATTGAGGTTGACTATATTTTCATAAACTTATTAGCCATTTGTAGGTCTTCTTTCTGAGACATCTCTATTCAGACGATTTGCTCACTTTAAAATTGGATTTTTACTATTCAATAGTTGTGTTCcttgtatatttttgttgttaatcCCATGTTGAatgaatagtttgaatttttttttcccattctgcagGTTTACTTAGttctgttgattgattgtttgCAGTACAGAAGATTTtttgtttgatataatcccatttgtttatttttcttctatttcctgttCTTTTTGTATTATCCAAAAGACTTTGCCTAAATCAATATCCTAAAGTATTTCTAGTCCTCTAGTAGTCTTCTAATAGTTTCAAAATTTGGGGTCTGACAATTAACTCttaaatccattttgagtttatatttgtatatagcTGGAGAAATAGGATCTAGTTTTATTGTTCTGCATGTGGATAATGTTTTTCCTACCACTACTTGTTGAAAAGATTGTCCTTTACCGATTGTGTAGTCTTggaaattttgatgaaaaatagTTGGCTATGTATGTGTAGATTTGTTTCTATGCTCTCTATTCTGTTGCATTGGTCTGTGCAACAGAGTGGTACTATAATTATAGAACCAGACTATTTATTTTTGGTCACTATAGCTTTGTATTATGTTTTGAAATTGGTTGTGGGCTCCAGTTTTGCTccttttgctcaagattgctttgccTATTTGGTACCTTTTCtgcttccatataaattttaggatatttCCCCCTAGTTATGTGAAGAATATCTTTggtattttttcctttatgggGACTGCACTGAATCTGTAAATTATTTGGATAGCActgcattttaacaatattcattcttcaaatccataaacataaaatattcttcCAGTTTTGGGtccttctcattttatttcattcttgttttatggttttcattatagagatatttttcttccattgttaagtttattccttctactttatatttttttaaagagagagagaaagagagagagagaaaatttttaatatttattttttagttttaggtggacacaacatctttattttatttttatgtggtgctgaggattgaacccagcaccccgtgcatgccaggtgagcatgctactgcttgagccacatccccagcccaactactttatatttttaataattattgtgAATAGGATGGTTTGATTCCTTTTTCAGCTAAGTTGTTAGATTTTAGATATgctaatttttgtatgttaattttttatcctgaaaatttactaaatttgtttatcagcctaaatacattttttagtaaagtattttggttttctctatataagatcatatcatctgccAACAGGGACAATCTAATTTTCTCCTTCCTAATTTGGatgtcctttatttttcttgcctaattgctctaaGACTTCATTACTGTGTGAAATAAGAGTGTTGAAAGTGGGGGTCAGCGCAGGATTCCCAGCTGCTTGCCCACGCAGGATCCAGACACCAGTCCCTCGCAAGATACCTGGCTGCTCCCCACACACAGAATCTCCAGCCACCACCCCCAAATGGACCCCTATTTGCCAACGTGGGGCACGcccagtcacctccatcttgggatattgcaaccactgccatagtcccgTATACATGGTAGgctgcacctggggacacaggacagagtctggagacagccaccagccacaacactgcatgccacaaagctgcatctctgaacatgctGCCTAACTTACCATTTCTGTATAATGTGAAAATACCATAAATCtcttaatagcaactatttggTTTAAAACTGTATATTgcttgtattgggatctgttaaaattgttctcccccttaaaggagaggtattgtaACCCTGCAGGGACACAATAAGCCCATAGGGTAAAAACTCTACCAGCTTGGATCTGCAGTGCTAGAAAGGAAGatatatgaatatgaaaaaacaagggaataaagtgccccaaacaaaatAAGACACCACATTATTACAATCCATGGCcaacacagcagaagaaatgtcagagaaggagttcaggatgtacataaataaaatattctgtgaattaaaggatgatataagagcaaatacaggcagcaaaaggtCATTTCTTTAAAGAGCTagataagcaaatacaggaaacaagattacttcaataaggagatagaagttctgaaaaaaaaaaaccacacagaaATTctttgtgggaagccatcctgacacgtgactgggcgactcccggttAGGGTCTGAGGtgttctggctgtgtcggaactttcccggccctttcctgatgagagaacccgtccatgtgggggtgtgactgaccactgaccccgggggcccaatcactgaccctgaccttggagtgcagtcccccctcaaccttcattggatggaattatcccctgaatttcttgttccccaataaaaggctactccctggcgtgttcactctctctctctcctgctaaccctgagtaatccttgctgccctgctgggcggttagaggttggagccagagaggggagccgtctcagacctggcaatagaaataaggtaactgagtctgtgtgttttatttcgatctcttctagctaacttttatgccaagaacctcattaatgaaaccattgtgcaggccgcatggtggaattcttgaaatgaagggaacaataaaccaaactaaaaactcagtagaaagcatcaccaacagattagaccacttggaagacagaacctcagacaataaagacaaaatatataattttgaaaataaagttccatagtaaagatggtaagaaaccatgagcagaacattcaagaattatgggataacataaagaaaccaaatttaCTAAttatcgggatagaggaaggcatagagtccCAAATGAATGAAACTATATGGatgagcattatgttaagtgaaaaaagccagacacagaaaaaccaTTACTACATGTTTTAACACATGGAAGCCAAAAATTGTCAACCtgaatgtagaatagtgattagGGAAAATTAGAAGGGTGGATGGAAGGGCAGATAAAAGGAGGTTGGATATGATTAGTGCATACTCTATACATCattaaaatattacacaaaacctctttaatttgtacaattaatatgttaataaaaataaaaatatatatttttaatttaataactaTAAATACAAATCTAGAAATTGGTATTTTCATCTGACCCTTTAATATTTCATAATAGTTccttatttatatactttttagtaACATTTAATGTACGAAactctttttagatataaatattttgttgcagtatataaataaacaaaaacagaaaaatagtaaataaaatgctTGGCACAAGTTATATTGATTTAGTGTAGCCCAGGTTTACATGCACTCAATCACTGTATTTAAAAGGACATGGTATTTATATAAAGCTTTCAAATCAGATCATGAATTCACCTTGtcaatgtgtgtatatattctttttttcttcagtgctgggtGTCAAATCCAGGGCCTGTGCCTGAtggcatgtactctaccactggtcTTCATCCTTATCCCTATATACACCCTTTTAATTTCTGTGCAGTCTATAGTTCTCTACACTTTTTCCTGTGTTTAATTATGATGGCTGTTACTTGCTGAGATAAACAAACATGGCTTTTTTATTTACTAGTCAACAATAACTACTTTTTTGCCTACTcattaatttcattcatcttgCCAAAGCCAAGAGTGTCTTGATTTCTCCCAAAAGAACTTCAACCTGATTGTGCATATCTGAATAATGACCATTTTCTTTAGGCTCTACATTGTTAAGATGCTTGATATGTTCAATTTCATGCTTCTACTCCACTTCTATTATTTTGATCTTATA
Encoded here:
- the LOC114087644 gene encoding olfactory receptor 6C2-like, which translates into the protein MRNNTVTVFILLGLTDDPQLQVLIFIFLFLTYVLSITGNLTIISLILVDSHLKTAMYYFLQNFAFLEISFTSACIPRYLYNIATGDKMITYNACVSQVFFTDLFGVTEFFLLAAMSYDRYVAICKPLHYVTIMSSRVCKRILFCCLVAGLFILIPPLSLGLNLEFCDSNIIDHFVCDASPLLKISCSNTWFMEQTIIICAVLTFIMTLMCVVLSYIYIIKTILRFPSAKQKKKAFSTCSSHMIVVSLTYGSCIFIYIKPSAKDSVAINKRVTVLTTSIAPMLNPFIYTLRNKQVKQAFKDSVKRIVIFSKK